A stretch of Desulfotignum phosphitoxidans DSM 13687 DNA encodes these proteins:
- a CDS encoding GTPase family protein: MKHLLTRIKTAGRLSSAAMPLLAVALVLPVLILGIFGLIALIDYGYMLYFVALLAFCTLLVTALSWTLRRSSSGKLPLPEEGLVTASADWGDFDHQVWDRLNQEITQQLAENAQWGHLQTHALALIKTVAENYHDKGDRKELAFSIPELLMMVEEISRRYRLLLKTHVPFIENTRLSLLVQGYDNKEKLMSGYRAAKWAWNSYRIVRLASPLTAVLAEFRSQVVGKMMTRVSAEFQLKLKQALLQEAVSVAIDLYSGRFRVQAHHPAAQEQDSRNMAPPLAPLRICFVGQTGSGKSSIINALVDAMVAEVNPLPSTSATTVHQCRIDGMDMVHLVDLPGLDGKEKTTKHLLKEATRSDMIIWVLKANQPARSLDSDFKQHFDAFYLATARRSQKRPVIIGVLNQVDRLPPVQEWHPPYDLENPKTPKAKTIKAALTYNRDLLGLDELIPLAVAENQPPYHLDELKKRIDTSCQQGLQTQLNRRRIQTNGMGKIRDQAGRLYQSGRSLFAIIAADNGKQGKI; encoded by the coding sequence GTGAAACACCTGTTGACCCGCATTAAAACAGCTGGGCGACTGTCATCGGCAGCCATGCCGCTACTGGCCGTGGCCCTGGTTTTGCCCGTGCTGATTCTGGGTATATTCGGACTGATCGCTTTGATCGACTATGGCTATATGCTGTATTTTGTTGCGCTGCTGGCCTTTTGCACGCTCCTGGTCACGGCATTGAGCTGGACACTGCGGCGATCCTCTTCCGGCAAATTGCCCCTGCCGGAAGAGGGGCTGGTAACCGCTTCCGCCGATTGGGGGGATTTTGATCACCAGGTCTGGGACCGACTGAACCAAGAAATCACCCAACAGCTGGCGGAAAACGCCCAGTGGGGGCATCTGCAGACCCATGCCCTGGCGCTGATCAAGACAGTGGCTGAAAACTACCACGACAAAGGGGATCGCAAAGAACTTGCCTTTTCCATTCCGGAACTGTTGATGATGGTAGAGGAAATCAGCCGCCGCTATCGGCTGCTGCTCAAAACTCATGTTCCCTTCATTGAAAATACACGTCTATCATTGCTGGTACAGGGGTATGATAACAAAGAAAAGCTGATGTCCGGCTATAGAGCGGCTAAATGGGCGTGGAACAGTTACCGGATTGTCCGGCTGGCCAGTCCGCTGACAGCGGTACTGGCTGAATTCCGCAGTCAGGTGGTCGGCAAAATGATGACGCGGGTCAGTGCCGAGTTTCAGCTCAAGTTGAAACAGGCCCTGCTGCAGGAAGCGGTTTCCGTGGCCATCGATCTCTACAGCGGACGTTTCCGGGTCCAGGCGCATCATCCGGCGGCACAAGAACAGGACAGCAGGAATATGGCACCGCCCTTAGCGCCATTACGAATCTGCTTTGTCGGGCAGACGGGTTCAGGCAAATCCTCCATTATCAATGCCCTTGTCGATGCCATGGTCGCTGAAGTGAACCCGCTTCCCTCCACCAGCGCCACCACCGTACATCAATGCCGGATTGACGGAATGGACATGGTTCATCTGGTTGATCTGCCGGGTCTGGACGGCAAGGAAAAGACCACAAAGCATCTGCTCAAGGAAGCCACCCGCTCTGATATGATCATCTGGGTGCTTAAAGCCAATCAGCCCGCCCGGTCCCTGGACAGCGACTTTAAACAGCATTTTGATGCCTTTTATCTGGCAACAGCCCGCCGTTCCCAAAAACGCCCGGTCATCATCGGTGTGCTGAACCAGGTGGACCGCCTGCCCCCTGTGCAGGAGTGGCATCCGCCTTATGACCTGGAAAATCCAAAAACCCCCAAGGCAAAAACCATTAAAGCGGCCCTGACGTACAATCGCGACCTGCTCGGCTTGGACGAACTGATACCTCTGGCTGTCGCTGAAAACCAACCACCCTATCATCTTGATGAACTCAAAAAGCGGATCGACACATCCTGTCAGCAGGGGCTGCAGACCCAACTGAACCGCCGCCGGATCCAAACGAACGGTATGGGTAAGATCCGTGACCAGGCCGGGCGGCTCTATCAATCAGGCAGGTCACTGTTCGCCATCATCGCGGCAGACAATGGCAAACAAGGAAAAATATGA